Genomic segment of Drosophila biarmipes strain raj3 chromosome 2L, RU_DBia_V1.1, whole genome shotgun sequence:
TGATTATGCGAGATACATAGGATGAACATACAAATAGTTTCAACATATGCTTATGTGAAAGACAAAGAAACCATATGCTCTACAAAGACGAGGTACAAAGAACTTTTCACCCAATTGACGGCAATTTCCTGTGTCATagattgaaataaaataaaatgagggTGGGAGAAGTTAGGGGATGGCAATTTCATTACCATTAGCGAAGCACAGAAAATGCTCCACCTTCTGTTCTCGTTCTCCTTATCATAATATATCTTTACGAGGCGGAGCGCTCGTTTGCTGTCCGCATTTATTTCTTCTCTTCGTTACTTCTTATCAGTAAATAGAACAACAAGAAACTGGGTTGGGCGGTAGGGTTCTGGGCGGCAAATTGATCAATGAACCACAGCGAGCAGAACCAATATCTCGTACACCCACATCGACACGAGCTAATTATATTGGCACGCCTTGGGCTTCTTTGTACATTGCTCGCCGTAAATTGTGCAGCGCCTAAAAGCGGGCAGAGATAATGAAAATTGATTTCCAACTGGCTTGCCATCTTCAGTTGATGTATTTATAGCCTGATGTATTTATAGAGTTGAACATTCTTGGGTCACGAACTTTGGCTTCCTTGGGGGAGATGAGAAAAGGTTCTTTAAACTATTAGTTGTTGTTTAAAGGAGGAGAATATGCACACATTTTCTTTACGCggttattaaatattcatttatttcttCCAAAGATCTGGATTTCAAATACTTCTGGAGCTGGACAGACTTCCAATCGTATCTGGACTTTATGCTCGTCCTGTGGGCCGTCGGAGCCGCTATAACATATCTGATGCTTTCCGTGCACTGGTTCATGGAGTCCATGGGCTTTGTGGCCGTCTTCACAGAGGCCATGTTGGGTGAGTGCCTTAATTGCTATTGCCTGCGATAAACCTGCTAACACTAATTGATGATTCATTCAGGGGCGCCACAATTTCTACGCAACTTTAAGAATAAATCAACATATGGAATGAGCATACACATGGTGATCATGTGGACGCTCGGTGATATGTTCAAGACTGGTTACTTTATTGTTAGGAAAGCCCCATCGCAGTTCTGGATCTGTGGCACGCTGCAGGCAAGTATTATTCAAAACAAAAGTATTACATTAatgttaaaaactaaattttcaaatGGAGTACTCATTTAAACCATTCCGCATTTCAGGTCAGCTTGGATATAGCGATCCTGTCACAGGTGTGGTTCTACCGAAAGAATTCCAAGCCGCGGGACCTGCGCCGCGGCGATTAGCAGTTTGCCCCCGAAGAACAGCCACAGCACACCCCTCACCACGATCTACATACATCCCATTCCGAGGAGCATCAGCTCTCGCTGCCCGTCACCGTGAGCAGCAGCGGAGACGACCATCTGCTGACGGCTCGAGCGGATGACGAGCACTTCAAGGTGCTGGACTTTGGTCAGTGCCACGATAATCGTGCGTTTCAATATCACAATAATAACAAGATGTTGCCCAGACCAGGAGGCAGTGGCAAAAGTAAAGATGATAGCAGCATTGCAGCTGCTTTGGAAGTCGTAATTGTCCATTCCCCGGCTTCCAAGGAGCAAAGACTGATTGGCGGTCAGGAGGCAAGCGGCTGCTGTCGCAGGAAGCGGAATAATGCCACCCAAACCAGACTGGAGGGCAGTAGTTGCTGTTGTGTGATCACCACCCACCATCACCACTGCCACTGCAATCACCACAggcaccatcatcatcaccatcacTGTCACTACAGGAGCACAAAGAGACGAGCTCTGCTGCACCAGAAGAGGAGTCACCACCATCAGCACAATCATCAGCAGCTGCAAACCAAGCAGGCGAATCACAAACAAATGCTTCCATCGAACAACAACAAGTCTTCCTTGGACTCCAGCGAAGAGGCGATGCATCATCAGGCCATAGCCATTGAAATCGATGCCGCCACAATGAGCGAGGATGGTGATGAGAACAATAGCAGTACGGCCACGTCAAATTTTCCCTATAAGGTAGCCAGCGAGGGTGTAAAACCCATTATAATGGCGCCGCTTCGAGAACAACATCGCCATAGGAGAGGTTCCCTGAATTCCAATACGACCATTGAAACCGATGAGCTCTCGCACGACGAAGATGACGACGATGTGCGGATGGGCTCTCACCACTTGCCAGAAGATGAGGCCCATCTAACTCAGCCAGCCATAACGAATAGTTCCAGTAGCTCCACAAAACGGGGCAATCCTGCCTCCGCTCCAGCGCGAAATGAATGTGTACGAATCAAAAGGAAAAGATTTGTGGCTGAAGCTGGACCGGACTACTGTAGCAGTTGCTCGAGTTCCTGTTCCTGCAGCAGTTTGGATGAAGATATGGAGGCCCATCACGAAATGACCGTATCAGCGGAGTGCCATCAATGTGTTCCGGGTTCGCGGAGAGCCAGTTTCTGCTCCTGCCACAATTCCAGCTGCTGTTGCGGCTCCTGCTCCCAGGAAgacgatgaggaggaggaagcGGATGATGAGGACGACGAGACTACGGGCCAAAGAGAGAGTTTTTGTACAGCCGCAGATCATACCATGACTCCTTCGCAAGAAGGTGATGATATGCACAGTAGCACACTAACACCCCTCAGCACCCAGAGGTCGTCCTTTATGGAACCTGATCATGGCGATCATACCATGCGAAGTGATAACGGCGGAGGCAACCTAACGGATGCAGACGCCTCTTCACTCAGCCAGTCAGCAGAGTACTTTTCGCTGTCATCCACCGCCGGAGGAGGCACTTCTTTTCCCATCAAAGAAGAGGATAAAAAGGACAGGTTGGAAAAGAAAGAGGCGAAGGATCCCAAAGAAAAGGAAGTGGAGCCACCGTCCTGCAAGCACTGGAATCGCAATCCCCATGGCAAGCACAAACGCGGCTCTTCTCCTGTGGACAACTCCTTATGACGAAGTGTCTCGCTGGTCGCCTGGCCAGCAATTGATGTAAACGCCCTGCTGCAGCAGACCATAAAGAAATCGGCTGTGCTGCAGGAGACGCCAGTGCGGAGGAAAACCACTGCCGAAAAGGGCCTGGCCACAACGGGAAGTAACGATTCCTCCACGGCCACATTGACGGCCAGTGTTGTGACAGTAGCCAAGTATCCAGGACCTGGGTTGGTCAGCACCGTTACCAGTTTGAATGGATGTGGAACCACCTACAGCTTCACCACCACCACGGCTGACCCTTTACACCCTGCAGCCGCCAGCAAGAGAAACTCCAAGTACTCGCCCGTACCAAATTCCGAGGTCTACCAGTGCGATCCACTGCAGCAGAGCTCAACGGAAATCATCTTATAACTCATACAAACATACCTCTGCACCATTAACTATTATACAGTGAAATGCCGTATAAGGGTCAAGGGTAAACTTCATTAGTGGGAAGGAAGGGATTATACAAGAACATAACACCAAAACTCGTGGAGATCGAAGGACGGGTGTAACGAGAAACCAAAATTCATAAAGCTGTTCAATTTGTTGTTATTCGGGGGTAACAAACACCAAGAGGAGGATGTAGAAAATGCAGACCTAGTTTATACATATGAAAACCTTAAACCAAtgtacattattttttatgtgagATGCATCAAAAGATTAGCTTAAAGTGTAAATTAGTTTCTAAACTTCAGTTTCGGACTATGTGAATTTAAAGAAAAGGGTTTCAGCTGGGGAAGGGACCAAGCCAGAGTTGACAAAGCCTTCAAGTTTTCCAGAATCCACGCAAAGACATATCCACTTTGTGCAAATTTCTAGCTTAGAAATCTTCCCTCAGCTCGGGCCTCGAACCTTGTTTAGATTTAGCTTTATAAATCGTCATTGTTTTTCGTACATTagtcaaattaattttgtagtCGTTTAAGTTCGATTTGTGtaaaaagcaaacaacaaaatcaAACTTTAATCTCGATATTattctttaaagaattttttaattttataatttcctaGCAGAATTTATTAGCTAAgatctataaaaaattatactaaaataaacgaaacccaagcaaaattattatttccttttgtttttattttatttatttctctcttatttcttttatatagCACAATTCCTGATCGTTAGCTATATTATTCTAGAGATAACGTATAAGAACTACTAATCAGTCAAACATCTTCCTTGCAATTTTGAGATTCCGTTGAAAACGTACACACAACTTAAATATgaacatttaattatttataagcgACGTAAATATGTATTCAAAGTGCTTgagaatatttaagaaatatttaaaaattaccaATAACCGACGGAGGAGATGATAACATTTGTTGATTAGTGCGTAGCAGCtatttttgattgttttcCTATGGCAAGTGAGTTATGTAGTATCCTAACGATAACAAATCTGTTGCAGAGGCGcagtattatattatttgtgaATCCATTATTCAACTGTAACGAATTACTTACTAACAAATAAATGGAAGCAAATACTCATAATCAGTGTTATAAGAACGGCATTTGGATTGTAGAATCTTTTTCATAACCGAAATGGTTAAtatactcgtatttactgGTATTTATATAGACATATTCTTAAGTCAAGAAAAGCCATGAAAAGCAATAAAATGCAAACGTCAAgtggaaatttaataatactaaTCCAACTTGTTTGCTACCGAATTTACTTTATTGGTGTTCTAGACATTtctcaaacaaaataaacgTAAACTATGCGATACAAATTAagattaagttttttaataggtttcaGGGATTACTTGGGTTGGAAATAgcaacatttatattttattgttctataatttttcttaattatGCATAAAACTTTATATGATTAACTAACttgcataaatattatataaatataaataattctatcatttttatttttcaaaaatatatatttgaaacCCGGAAATTAAGGGCAGAGTCCAAGGCTGGGTTTGTGTATTTGCTAACAGCCCTGCTGTAAAAGAACTGAGGCTGTTAAGCTCGGTTTTTAGGTATATCGATAGGCACGATAGGCaaccaaataattattttaaaatgagcCCCCGCTGGAGTGTTCAAAATACCTGATAAATGTAAATGAATAAGGTTACTTTCAAGAAAAGGCCCACATTGaagacaattaaaaatatttacacccttttttataatttaacagATTTTGAGTTGGTATTGTACATTCTACAATCGTTCACTCTTCAGTGATTTCcgaagaatttttaaaactgtAAGCTGTAAACTGTAGAAActacaataaatttataaaatagtgAATAAAAAACACTGAAATATTTGATTTCTTGCTAAGGAAGTAATGCCTGAGCTGGTTGCAGCAACATCCTTATCGATAAGGCAAAAGCACCGCCTGTCTGAACACTATACAAGTACAATCGATATTTAACAGCTGCAGCGATAGTTCCATCGCTACTTTACACCAGCTGCTCTCATCTCTATCACATTCCGCTCTCGCGGGCGAAAAAAAGTGCAGTGCAGCGAAAAGTCGGTGCTCCAGTGTCAGGGAAATAATCAAAAGTATTGCTTTTCGCTTAGCgcgcaataaaaaatataatccgTGGGAACAATTACACTTCGTTTTGATTGATAAACCCGTCGTGGTTATTTGTTTGTCTGCGCGAGTTGCAAGCGAGAAGAAAGTCGAGGATAAAGCGAAACGCTGATAAGCACGAATCGTGggaggaaaacaagaaaaacagCGAATTGCATTTTGCGCTTGgtaagtgtgtgtgtttgtgtgtgtctgtgttgCCTCTTTTGATAGCTCTCCTCCATTCCCCCATCTTCACTGCTCCTTatccctttttgtttttggcgtctcaaaacaatttgccaattaaaagCTTTTGACCTCTCACTCTGGCCAATAGAACTTTGCGTCTTACACGAGCTAGCCCActccctctcgctctctccttctccccATCCCGTTCGATTTTCAATTGAAGCATGACACTAGCAAACAAGCCTGTCAAATAAACGGTTGTTTGTCCACATGTTTGTGCTTGTCCTATTCATTGCACTTTATCTTTTGACATTGCTTGGGATTCGTATATTTCGACCCAGTGCGAAGCGGATGGATGCTGCCCCTGTCTCGCTCTGCCAATGCCAGCTTTTCATTGAACTTGATACTGAACATTTTCAAGTGCTCTTTTCGTAGACTTTGCAAGGCGAGTGGTTTTCCAAGGATGCAGTCATGGTCAAGTTTCCACATTTAAAGAGGCCTTTAAGATAGGCTTTACCAAAAAAGCAAAATTGCATagcatattttatatatttaaaaactaccATGAGTATTGAAAGTTGtatttaaaagaatatttcttaaatcaaTTTTCCCTACTGCGTCTCTTAATATTCCTGTTTGATTTTGTGTTGAAAAATACCCTTTTTTGGTCCAAAACAAAACCCTACACAATCTGAAAGGATATTACCTATAGATTacaatataaatacatatgtatgtttttaaaagtcctttcagaatttttagtgtttttttcccatcctttatttttgacctctgtattatacattttaactCCAATATTAGCGCTAATACTGCCATAAAATTAATGTCTACCCTGACTGGGCATTAATTTCTGTGTTTTCACAACATTCCCTCAAATCTTTAACAAGCCACAAAGGGGAATAAAGAAGCAATGAAAAATCCCGGCCAAAAATATGGTCCAAAAGGGAGGGAAAAAGGCCTCGGAAAAGTACAAAGAAAAGTTTTCGGATTTCGTTGGTTATTTAATTCCAtgtttgctgttgttgctcctTTGGCGCATTTGCCTTTATTGCCTTTGACAACTGAGAGGAAGATGAAAAGAAAACCCAAGGAAAGTAAGCGGAGATTGTGGAAATAAATCTAAGCAAATGGACGGAAGCTCAACAACGGAAAATGCTTAAATTGTGTTTACTGCTGACATCTTCACGCCCACCAATACGCAAACATTCCAGCACACATGCAGATGGGAAAATCTATCTGTGTGTCGCTTGGTATAGAGAGCCAAGAAGTCGAAAAGGCTTCTCCACATTATTTGGTATTCATGAATGAAATCACAGCTCCGTCCTCGCACAGGAGGAAGGGAGAAAGGATAGGCTTATATCCCTACTGCCGCGATAGATAATACTGCCAGCCTCCTCTTTCTTATGTATATCTTCTCCGCTTTTCTTTATCCCTAGCACAGTAAAGCAGGCGCCATCGCCATGACGCTTTGCATCCTCTTCCGTCTACAGTAGAAACCACGAATGATAGACAGATCTCGGaattcaaagaaataatataaatctAGAAATTACAAGTGGATAGAAAGATTTCGGagattgaaaaacaaataatatcaTACTTAATTATACAACAAAATTTAAGTATAGTAagatttcttttatatttaatagaaacTACGAACTAGTTagtagaaataaaattaaatatttttaatcctatattttttttatttcacattAACTTACATGTAAATATCAGTAAACATCAAAAATGATTATgtttgcaaaaataaaaaaaaataaaaaatgtattctagGGTACGAGAATatgttaagtttttttttaatcaaagcCCAGCCCGCTTCACCCACATTAATGATGGAAAACCTAAACCTAA
This window contains:
- the LOC108033851 gene encoding LOW QUALITY PROTEIN: uncharacterized protein LOC108033851 (The sequence of the model RefSeq protein was modified relative to this genomic sequence to represent the inferred CDS: substituted 1 base at 1 genomic stop codon) yields the protein MDWIINDEMGLTVGHVVGWAAASAMVIGGVIPYVPQYIEIKKTQDAEGFSLYVCLALLVANSLRILFWFSSRYELPLLVQSVVMNVTMFLMIHLCVKVKRFNANNREHALRGDELHLPKVMTDTDTGASVSTEAGGSVLKRVRSRHYLNDLDFKYFWSWTDFQSYLDFMLVLWAVGAAITYLMLSVHWFMESMGFVAVFTEAMLGAPQFLRNFKNKSTYGMSIHMVIMWTLGDMFKTGYFIVRKAPSQFWICGTLQVSLDIAILSQVWFYRKNSKPRDLRRGDXQFAPEEQPQHTPHHDLHTSHSEEHQLSLPVTVSSSGDDHLLTARADDEHFKVLDFGQCHDNRAFQYHNNNKMLPRPGGSGKSKDDSSIAAALEVVIVHSPASKEQRLIGGQEASGCCRRKRNNATQTRLEGSSCCCVITTHHHHCHCNHHRHHHHHHHCHYRSTKRRALLHQKRSHHHQHNHQQLQTKQANHKQMLPSNNNKSSLDSSEEAMHHQAIAIEIDAATMSEDGDENNSSTATSNFPYKVASEGVKPIIMAPLREQHRHRRGSLNSNTTIETDELSHDEDDDDVRMGSHHLPEDEAHLTQPAITNSSSSSTKRGNPASAPARNECVRIKRKRFVAEAGPDYCSSCSSSCSCSSLDEDMEAHHEMTVSAECHQCVPGSRRASFCSCHNSSCCCGSCSQEDDEEEEADDEDDETTGQRESFCTAADHTMTPSQEGDDMHSSTLTPLSTQRSSFMEPDHGDHTMRSDNGGGNLTDADASSLSQSAEYFSLSSTAGGGTSFPIKEEDKKDRLEKKEAKDPKEKEVEPPSCKHWNRNPHGKHKRGSSPVDNSL